A single genomic interval of Lathyrus oleraceus cultivar Zhongwan6 chromosome 7, CAAS_Psat_ZW6_1.0, whole genome shotgun sequence harbors:
- the LOC127107670 gene encoding uncharacterized protein LOC127107670 isoform X1, translating into MALENHFYFHIVVPMVSPSPSRHRSSSSRSSHLCTISFTSLHPSIVTRLVCAFLLHSFLIISLYIYVVVFHFPLVIRIDDIVVSVVRLVFLVVGRLIVLHVQVILSRWLV; encoded by the exons ATGGCACTAGAGAACCATTTCTACTTCCATATTGTCGTCCCAATGGTTTCACC GTCTCCTTCTAGGCATCGTTCTTCTTCTTCACGAAG CTCTCACCTATGTACCATCTCTTTTACAAGTCTTCATCCTTCTATTGTTACCAGGTTGGTTTGTGCCTTTCTCCTCCATAGTTTTCTTATAATCTCTCTTTACATTTATGTTGTTGTTTTCCATTTCCCCCTTGTTATCAGGATTGATGATATTGTTGTATCTGTTGTCAGACTGGTCTTCCTTGTG GTTGGTCGTTTGATTGTTCTGCATGTTCAAG TGATTTTATCTCGATGGTTGGTATGA
- the LOC127107670 gene encoding uncharacterized protein LOC127107670 isoform X5, producing MALENHFYFHIVVPMVSPSPSRHRSSSSRSSHLCTISFTSLHPSIVTRIDDIVVSVVRLVFLVVGRLIVLHVQVILSRWLV from the exons ATGGCACTAGAGAACCATTTCTACTTCCATATTGTCGTCCCAATGGTTTCACC GTCTCCTTCTAGGCATCGTTCTTCTTCTTCACGAAG CTCTCACCTATGTACCATCTCTTTTACAAGTCTTCATCCTTCTATTGTTACCAG GATTGATGATATTGTTGTATCTGTTGTCAGACTGGTCTTCCTTGTG GTTGGTCGTTTGATTGTTCTGCATGTTCAAG TGATTTTATCTCGATGGTTGGTATGA
- the LOC127107670 gene encoding uncharacterized protein LOC127107670 isoform X2 — protein MALENHFYFHIVVPMVSPSPSRHRSSSSRSSHLCTISFTSLHPSIVTRLVCAFLLHSFLIISLYIYVVVFHFPLVIRIDDIVVSVVRLVFLVVGRLIVLHVQG, from the exons ATGGCACTAGAGAACCATTTCTACTTCCATATTGTCGTCCCAATGGTTTCACC GTCTCCTTCTAGGCATCGTTCTTCTTCTTCACGAAG CTCTCACCTATGTACCATCTCTTTTACAAGTCTTCATCCTTCTATTGTTACCAGGTTGGTTTGTGCCTTTCTCCTCCATAGTTTTCTTATAATCTCTCTTTACATTTATGTTGTTGTTTTCCATTTCCCCCTTGTTATCAGGATTGATGATATTGTTGTATCTGTTGTCAGACTGGTCTTCCTTGTG GTTGGTCGTTTGATTGTTCTGCATGTTCAAG GTTGA
- the LOC127107670 gene encoding uncharacterized protein LOC127107670 isoform X3 translates to MSLLSNVNSLLSDLLICMLMSFKKFMWRISNFAPPFKLSPMYHLFYKSSSFYCYQTGLPCGWSFDCSACSSDFISMVGMMFKHFALVRSVHIPG, encoded by the exons ATGAGTTTGCTCTCTAATGTAAACTCCTTATTAAGCGATTTGTTGATTTGCATGTTgatgtctttcaaaaaatttatGTGGAGAATATCCAACTTTGCTCCTCCTTTTAAGCTCTCACCTATGTACCATCTCTTTTACAAGTCTTCATCCTTCTATTGTTACCAG ACTGGTCTTCCTTGTG GTTGGTCGTTTGATTGTTCTGCATGTTCAAG TGATTTTATCTCGATGGTTGGTATGATGTTCAAGCATTTTGCCCTTGTGCGCTCCGTTCATATTCCAG GTTGA
- the LOC127107670 gene encoding uncharacterized protein LOC127107670 isoform X4, which translates to MSLLSNVNSLLSDLLICMLMSFKKFMWRISNFAPPFKLSPMYHLFYKSSSFYCYQTGLPCGWSFDCSACSRLKQFMRGAACCALYD; encoded by the exons ATGAGTTTGCTCTCTAATGTAAACTCCTTATTAAGCGATTTGTTGATTTGCATGTTgatgtctttcaaaaaatttatGTGGAGAATATCCAACTTTGCTCCTCCTTTTAAGCTCTCACCTATGTACCATCTCTTTTACAAGTCTTCATCCTTCTATTGTTACCAG ACTGGTCTTCCTTGTG GTTGGTCGTTTGATTGTTCTGCATGTTCAAG GTTGAAACAATTCATGCGTGGTGCGGCGTGTTGTGCATTGTATGATTGA